The following proteins are co-located in the Rattus norvegicus strain BN/NHsdMcwi chromosome 19, GRCr8, whole genome shotgun sequence genome:
- the LOC134483414 gene encoding disks large homolog 5-like produces MLYAFAPCGFTCILLLTEACRQTSSPENVQNKVQANEEEERLNRELELTTKERNELTDRLLYVTGGSMSKSPYFRPNPFYENLKIKEKQVMSLLHNLDTKNIEHREKFQELKKEINFYRNLHSRLLMDQACMKKKLVTLKQECKELQRYLFELNPNAEDEQEKTSNLQTQQNVVGTSS; encoded by the exons atgctctatgcattcgccccatgcgggttcacttgtatTCTTCTActtacagaggcctgcagacagacgtcatcccctgaaaatgtccaaAACAAGGTGCAGgcaaatgaggaagaggagaggctgaatagagaactggagctaactaccaaggagagaaatgagctgacagatcgcctcctttatgtgacaggtggatccatgagcaagag cccgtacttcaggccaaatccattttatgaaaacttgaagataaaggagaaacaggtcatgtcattactgcacaacttagacacaaagaacattgaacatcgtgagaaatttcaggagctcaagaaggagattaacttctatcg caacctgcacagcaggctcctgatggaccaggcatgtatgaagaagaagttggtcacattgaagcaggagtgcaaggagttacagcgatatttgtttgagttgaacccgaatgctgaagacgaacaggagaagaccagcaacctccagacccagcaaaatgtggtaggaacaagcagctga
- the LOC134483415 gene encoding disks large homolog 5-like: MLYAFAPCRFTCVLLPTAACRQTSSPENVLNKVQANEEEERLNRELELTTKERNELTDRLLYVTGGSMSKSPYFRPNPFYENLKIKEKEVMSLLHNLDTKNIEHREKFQELKKEINFYR, translated from the exons atgctctatgcattcgccccatgcaggttcacttgtgttcttctacctacagcggcctgcagacagacgtcatcccctgaaaatgtcctaaacaaggtgcaggccaacgaggaagaggagaggctgaatagagaactggagctaactaccaaggagagaaatgagctgacagatcgcctcctttatgtgacaggtggatccatgagcaagag cccctacttcaggccaaatccattttatgaaaacttgaagataaaggagaaagaggtcatgtcattactgcacaacttagacacaaagaacattgaacatcgtgagaaatttcaggagctcaagaaggagattaacttctatcggtaa